Proteins encoded by one window of Culicoides brevitarsis isolate CSIRO-B50_1 chromosome 2, AGI_CSIRO_Cbre_v1, whole genome shotgun sequence:
- the LOC134830198 gene encoding alpha-ketoglutarate-dependent dioxygenase alkB homolog 4 → MNYPRECGCKGARSCLKCESNSDLGIKPKAFYQEFKTRKSFVFCPYCSKIYEGWDTENIEAEHAASHNNLPGYNFPGILVQPDFITKDELNHLMKGIDEMHWDVSQSGRRKQNFGPKTNFKKRKLQLGQFKGFPEFSEFVQTKLRQVPLLHDFYVIEQCSLEYDPEKGASIDPHIDDCWVWGERVVTVNCIGDSVLTFTKFTDDPNLKYNLDYVDTYKQHLLPRGPERCDLQEEDFVVRVPQPERSLVVIYGEPRYNWEHCVLREDIKTRRVCVAYREFTPPYLVNGNEAEQSEQINELAKYFWNHNHLNKIIE, encoded by the exons atgaATTATCCGCGTGAGTGTGGATGCAAAGGTGCCCGCTCCTGCCTCAAGTGTGAATCAAATTCTGACCTTGGAATTAAGCCAAAGGCATTTTATCAGGAAtttaag accCGCAAAAGTTTCGTTTTCTGTCCGTACTGTTCAAAGATCTACGAAGGTTGGGACACGGAGAACATTGAGGCGGAACATGCGGCATCCCACAACAACTTGCCGGGATACAATTTTCCCGGGATTCTCGTGCAACCGGATTTTATCACGAAAGACGAGCTGAATCACCTGATGAAGGGAATCGACGAGATGCATTGGGACGTGTCGCAAAGTGGGCGTCGCAAACAAAATTTCGGCccaaaaacgaattttaaaaagcgTAAATTGCAACTTGGACAATTTAAGGGATTTCCGGAATTTTCGGAATTTGTACAAACAAAGCTGCGTCAAGTGCCgcttttgcatgatttttacGTGATTGAACAGTGCTCGTTGGAATACGATCCAGAGAAGGGGGCCTCTATCGATCCGCACATTGACGATTGTTGGGTGTGGGGCGAACGTGTTGTCACAGTCAATTGCATCGGTGATTCCGTACTGACTTTCACCAAATTCACGGACGATCCGAATCTCAAGTATAACTTGGATTACGTCGATACGTACAAGCAGCATTTGTTACCGCGAGGGCCCGAACGGTGTGACTTGCAGGAGGAGGATTTTGTTGTGCGCGTGCCGCAACCGGAGAGATCGCTTGTCGTGATATACGGCGAACCGCGATACAACTGGGAGCATTGCGTGTTACGAGAAGATATTAAAACGAGACGTGTTTGTGTTGCTTATCGGGAATTTACGCCGCCCTATCTCGTGAATGGCAACGAGGCAGAGCAGAGCGAACAAATTAATGAGCTGGCAAAGTATTTCTGGAATCACAATCACTTGAATAAGATTATTGAATAA
- the LOC134832801 gene encoding glycine-rich selenoprotein-like, which produces MVYVNRDGTVSQSRPWSLNRLWEMIMGFFTGVYLFFATLFSDLVPNKNNSNPRSSGGRGPGSGPGSGGGGSNRGQPAGYGRRIGRVVNMDDCNIPGGG; this is translated from the exons atGGTTTACGTAAATCGTGACGGAACGGTTTCCCAAAGTCGTCCCTGGAGTCTCAACCGGCTCTGGGAGATGATTATGGGATTCTTCACCGGAGTTTATCTCtt tttcgCAACATTATTCTCGGATTTGGTgccgaataaaaataatagcaaCCCACGCAGCTCTGGCGGACGTGGCCCGGGAAGCGGACCAGGAAGTGGAGGCGGAG GTTCCAATCGTGGTCAACCAGCTGGCTATGGACGCAGAATTGGTCGTGTTGTGAACATGGACGACTGTAACATTCCCGGAGGCGGATGA